The following coding sequences lie in one Pungitius pungitius chromosome 18, fPunPun2.1, whole genome shotgun sequence genomic window:
- the ppp1r3c2a gene encoding protein phosphatase 1 regulatory subunit 3C-B has protein sequence MTCARVLPAFGSHRQPAVTPVDLAVCLGLSQRRPLLGLPVKPAPRRRQQTCLQSHRLSSASSSPSYSPSPPPPSLATSEPRSCFRRYGGASKKRVVFADAKGLALAVVRLFIPEPSNFASTLEMRPSFSRLQSQLLPSDKLQHHRLRLGFPQPAIASQSSPARQQYPCVQLESCNVSEHSLSGTVRVNHVSVEKAVHVRVTFDSWRSHHDIHCILLQQQQQQRFGGSNEDLFAFDLSLPKNIDPAERVEFCVVLTPGNDAMPQWDDNRGQNYRLIVETGGSNGPQGDCYRFQPTLSQYRSPLWPLYVSPSFRGVHQAPSEQR, from the exons ATGACTTGTGCAAG AGTCCTCCCCGCCTTCGGGAGTCACCGCCAGCCGGCCGTGACGCCCGTCGACCTCGCTGTGTGTTTGGGCCTCAGCCAACGGCGACCCCTCCTCGGGCTGCCCGTGAAGCCTGCACCGCGTCGTCGTCAGCAGACGTGCCTTCAATCCCaccgcctctcctccgcctcctcctccccgagctACTCGCCCTcaccgccgcccccctccctcgcgaCCTCAGAGCCCCGGAGCTGCTTCCGTAGGTACGGCGGTGCGAGCAAGAAGCGCGTGGTCTTTGCCGACGCCAAGGGGTTGGCTCTGGCTGTTGTGCGCCTGTTCATCCCCGAGCCGTCTAACTTTGCTTCCACGCTGGAGATGAGACCCTCCTTCTCCAGACTGCAAAGCCAACTGTTGCCCTCGGACAAACTGCAGCACCACAGGCTGCGGCTGGGTTTCCCCCAGCCGGCGATCGCCTCTCAATCCTCACCGGCACGCCAGCAATACCCGTGCGTGCAGCTGGAGAGCTGCAACGTTTCGGAGCACTCCTTGAGCGGAACAGTGCGCGTCAATCATGTCAGCGTGGAGAAGGCTGTGCATGTGAGGGTGACCTTTGACTCCTGGCGGAGCCACCACGACATTCATTGcattctcctgcagcagcagcagcagcagcgcttcGGGGGTTCCAACGAGGACCTTTTTGCCTTCGACTTAAGCTTGCCAAAGAACATCGATCCAGCAGAGCGGGTGGAGTTCTGCGTGGTCCTCACGCCTGGGAACGACGCGATGCCACAATGGGACGACAACAGGGGGCAGAACTACCGGCTAATTGTGGAAACCGGCGGATCAAACGGTCCCCAAGGCGATTGCTACCGCTTTCAACCCACGCTGTCACAATATCGGTCGCCGCTGTGGCCTTTGTACGTGTCCCCCTCCTTCAGAGGAGTTCATCAAGCCCCATCTGAGCAGAGATGA